The following proteins come from a genomic window of Enterobacter chengduensis:
- a CDS encoding inovirus Gp2 family protein, with amino-acid sequence MNNIYTLNMNHAPFNTHYLHRLSNVIHNAVREHPRTTAIRVDLHVPNYKDTGDSISCIIDMNKGLMSRFIEALDARIQIFLKNKSKNGMRVYPCHLRYAWVKEIDKDKSDKPHWHVVLFLNKDAFLGLGDYTGNDYNVASMIQAAWLSALKLPLATEYLTLIHFPDNPCYHLNINNPPAYSESYNGLMYRLSYLAKERTKVYSNEERSFGCSQS; translated from the coding sequence ATGAATAATATCTATACACTCAATATGAACCATGCACCATTCAACACTCATTACTTACATCGATTGTCGAATGTCATTCATAACGCTGTGCGTGAACATCCAAGAACAACAGCCATTCGTGTTGACCTTCATGTACCCAATTATAAAGATACCGGTGATAGCATTTCTTGCATCATCGATATGAATAAAGGACTCATGTCCCGTTTTATTGAAGCACTTGATGCCCGTATACAGATATTCCTGAAGAACAAAAGTAAAAATGGCATGAGAGTCTATCCGTGCCATTTACGCTACGCCTGGGTTAAAGAAATTGATAAAGATAAAAGTGATAAACCACACTGGCATGTGGTGTTATTCCTCAATAAGGATGCCTTTCTCGGTCTCGGTGATTATACGGGGAATGATTATAACGTGGCCTCTATGATTCAGGCTGCATGGTTGAGCGCTTTAAAGCTACCTTTAGCTACTGAATATTTAACGCTGATTCACTTCCCTGATAATCCCTGTTATCACCTGAATATCAATAATCCTCCAGCCTACTCTGAGTCATATAACGGTTTAATGTACCGCCTTAGCTATCTGGCAAAGGAACGTACGAAAGTATACAGCAATGAGGAACGGTCATTTGGCTGTAGCCAGTCTTGA
- a CDS encoding putative zinc ribbon protein, which translates to MMNYFVLATHAVTAKGEWVTPESVQQVDFDSMYCIYCKLQIGVQVDPLTSTKTFVHLPGHINNVARLKTCRFNKLQTAPEQTSLKIIPTSEKPIRPTNTKIRQWRCCWCHVCWHGEKICPQCADWIYATDV; encoded by the coding sequence ATGATGAATTACTTCGTTTTAGCCACTCATGCCGTCACCGCAAAGGGCGAATGGGTTACACCAGAATCTGTTCAACAGGTTGATTTTGATTCAATGTATTGTATTTACTGCAAACTGCAGATCGGCGTTCAAGTTGATCCACTGACATCTACAAAAACGTTTGTGCACCTACCGGGACATATCAACAATGTTGCTCGGCTCAAAACATGTCGATTTAACAAGCTACAAACAGCACCAGAGCAAACCTCGCTAAAAATCATCCCAACTTCGGAAAAGCCCATTCGACCTACCAACACGAAGATAAGGCAATGGCGATGCTGCTGGTGCCATGTTTGTTGGCATGGAGAGAAGATATGTCCTCAATGTGCTGACTGGATCTATGCAACTGATGTGTAA
- a CDS encoding HupE/UreJ family protein, producing the protein MNTCLNLQGRLSGGLFSTQARSACLFFLLLLLFYSQGAAAHGVAEGDKGYIQEITGINIIPFIYLGAKHMVTGYDHLLFLFGVIFFLYKMRDIGLYVSLFAIGHSTTLLIGTFFDISVSAYLIDAIIGLSVVYKALDNLGAFQRWFGFQPNTKMATLIFGFFHGFGLATKIKEFEISPDGLFVNLIAFNVGVEIGQLLALSAILIIMSYWRQTASFFRHAYTANVVMMSAGFLLMSYQICGYILA; encoded by the coding sequence ATGAACACCTGCCTTAATTTACAAGGCCGGTTGAGCGGTGGCCTGTTTTCGACTCAGGCGCGTTCGGCTTGTCTGTTTTTCTTATTGTTATTGCTTTTCTACAGCCAGGGTGCGGCCGCACATGGCGTAGCCGAAGGCGACAAAGGGTACATTCAGGAAATCACCGGGATTAACATCATCCCGTTTATCTACCTTGGCGCGAAGCACATGGTCACCGGCTACGATCATCTGCTATTTCTGTTCGGCGTGATTTTCTTTCTCTACAAAATGCGTGATATCGGGCTGTACGTCAGCCTGTTTGCTATCGGGCACTCCACGACGCTGCTTATTGGTACGTTCTTTGATATCAGCGTCAGCGCCTATCTCATTGATGCCATTATCGGACTGTCCGTGGTCTACAAAGCCCTTGATAACCTTGGCGCATTCCAGCGCTGGTTTGGCTTTCAGCCTAATACGAAGATGGCTACGCTTATCTTTGGTTTCTTCCATGGCTTTGGCCTGGCGACCAAAATCAAGGAGTTCGAAATTTCCCCCGATGGCCTTTTCGTCAACCTGATTGCCTTCAATGTCGGGGTCGAGATAGGTCAGCTTCTGGCGCTGAGCGCCATCCTTATCATCATGAGTTACTGGCGGCAGACGGCGAGCTTTTTCCGCCATGCCTACACCGCCAACGTAGTGATGATGAGCGCCGGTTTCCTGTTAATGAGTTACCAGATTTGTGGCTACATTTTAGCCTGA
- the yafW gene encoding type IV toxin-antitoxin system antitoxin YafW: MSNPTRGLQREITLRLGARLVQEGNRLHYLADRASITGKFSDIECRKLDETFPHFIRQMESMLTTGELSPHHAHCVTLYHNDFTCEADTLGSCGYVYIAIYPTQR, translated from the coding sequence ATGAGCAACCCTACCAGGGGCCTGCAGCGGGAGATTACACTGCGCCTGGGAGCCCGTCTGGTGCAGGAAGGCAACCGACTGCATTATCTGGCTGACCGGGCCAGCATCACCGGCAAGTTCAGTGACATCGAATGCCGGAAGCTGGATGAAACATTCCCGCACTTTATCCGCCAGATGGAATCGATGCTGACCACCGGTGAACTCAGCCCCCACCATGCCCACTGCGTTACCCTGTACCACAACGATTTTACCTGCGAAGCCGACACCCTTGGCAGTTGCGGCTACGTATACATCGCCATTTACCCCACTCAGCGTTAA
- the radC gene encoding RadC family protein codes for MSVSNLSPVFPVNEQRVMRRALRLVEKYLRQPSESFTSTSLTKTWLQLQMAHLEREVFIVMYLDNQHCLLGRETLFTGTLSHTEVHPREVVKSALRHNAAAVILAHNHPSGTTEISQQDKHITQRIMKALALVEVRVLDHLVIGNEVVSFAELSLL; via the coding sequence ATGTCTGTATCCAATTTATCGCCGGTGTTTCCGGTAAACGAGCAGCGCGTAATGCGAAGGGCATTACGACTGGTTGAGAAATACCTGCGTCAACCGAGTGAGTCATTTACCTCCACCAGCCTCACAAAAACCTGGCTGCAACTGCAGATGGCGCACCTGGAGAGGGAAGTCTTCATCGTGATGTATCTCGATAATCAACACTGCCTGCTGGGACGAGAAACACTGTTTACCGGCACGCTCAGCCATACCGAAGTGCATCCCCGCGAAGTGGTTAAATCAGCCCTGAGACATAACGCTGCTGCGGTCATTCTGGCTCACAACCACCCGTCTGGTACGACAGAAATCAGCCAGCAGGATAAACATATTACTCAGAGGATTATGAAAGCGCTGGCACTGGTGGAAGTGCGCGTGCTGGATCATCTTGTAATCGGAAACGAGGTGGTGTCTTTTGCTGAACTTAGTTTGCTTTAA
- the nirA gene encoding MFS transporter: MLNILSNRTYRHLFMAQVIALIGTGLATVALGLLAYDLAGDRAGAVLGTALAIKMSAYILVAPVAAAFADKFPRRTMLVTLDLVRALVAIALPFVTQIWEIYILIFVLQSASAAFTPTFQATIPDILPDEREYTRALSLSRLAYDLESVISPMLAAALLTVMSFHNLFAGTAVGFLASAALVVSVTLPKMKALTVKRSIYDKTTRGMRIFLKTPRLRGLLALNMAVAAASAMVIVNTVVLVQADFGFSQRSTAIALAFFGVGSMVSALVLPKLLDKMSDRMPMLVGTALLVIGLGLGIFLKDYVTLVVLWALLGVGYSLSQTPSGRLLRRSSTAEDRPALFAAQFALSHSCWLVTYPLAGWVGATWGTQASFVALTIVAVLSLLAAVLIWRPEHEAYAQIHRHTDSDTTHEHDFVIDDEHPSWPKKDK, from the coding sequence ATGCTCAATATTCTATCTAATCGTACCTATCGCCACCTGTTTATGGCACAGGTTATCGCCCTTATCGGCACCGGTCTGGCGACCGTCGCGCTGGGTCTGTTAGCTTATGATCTCGCCGGAGACAGGGCCGGTGCTGTGCTGGGTACCGCGCTGGCGATCAAGATGAGCGCCTATATTCTGGTTGCGCCGGTGGCGGCAGCCTTTGCCGACAAATTCCCGCGTCGCACTATGCTGGTGACGTTGGATCTGGTTCGCGCTCTGGTGGCTATTGCGCTGCCGTTCGTCACCCAGATCTGGGAAATCTATATTCTGATCTTCGTACTTCAGTCTGCCTCGGCGGCGTTCACGCCAACCTTCCAGGCAACTATCCCGGATATTCTTCCTGACGAACGCGAATATACGCGGGCGCTGTCTTTGTCGCGTCTGGCCTACGATCTGGAAAGCGTTATCAGCCCAATGCTGGCGGCGGCGCTGCTGACGGTCATGAGCTTCCACAATCTGTTTGCCGGGACGGCGGTCGGGTTCCTCGCCTCTGCGGCTTTGGTTGTTTCCGTCACATTACCAAAGATGAAAGCGTTAACGGTTAAACGCAGCATCTATGACAAAACGACGCGAGGCATGCGTATCTTCCTGAAAACACCAAGACTGCGTGGCCTGCTGGCACTCAACATGGCCGTAGCAGCGGCGAGCGCGATGGTTATCGTCAACACCGTTGTTCTGGTTCAGGCTGATTTTGGTTTCTCACAGCGATCTACCGCCATTGCTCTGGCCTTCTTCGGTGTGGGTTCCATGGTGTCGGCGCTGGTTCTCCCAAAACTCCTCGACAAAATGAGCGACCGCATGCCGATGCTTGTGGGGACCGCGCTTTTAGTGATTGGACTTGGGCTGGGTATTTTCCTGAAGGATTACGTCACGCTGGTTGTGCTGTGGGCGCTGCTGGGTGTGGGCTATTCGCTTTCTCAGACGCCAAGTGGTCGCCTGCTGCGCCGCTCATCAACGGCTGAAGACAGACCTGCGCTGTTTGCTGCCCAGTTTGCACTGTCGCATTCCTGCTGGCTGGTCACTTATCCGCTGGCCGGGTGGGTAGGTGCCACATGGGGAACACAGGCTTCGTTTGTCGCCCTGACTATTGTGGCCGTGCTGTCGCTGCTTGCCGCCGTACTGATCTGGCGTCCTGAGCATGAAGCTTACGCTCAGATTCACCGTCATACCGATTCAGACACAACCCATGAGCATGATTTCGTCATCGACGATGAACATCCGTCATGGCCGAAGAAAGATAAGTAA
- a CDS encoding DUF905 domain-containing protein, with product MTQSVLLPPGPFTRRQAQAVTTTYSNITLEDDQGSHFRLVVRDTEGRMVWRAWNFEPDAGEGLNRYIRTSGIRTDTATR from the coding sequence ATGACCCAATCCGTGTTGCTGCCACCGGGGCCTTTCACCCGGAGACAAGCGCAAGCGGTCACTACCACGTACAGCAATATCACACTCGAAGACGACCAGGGCAGTCACTTCCGTCTGGTGGTTCGTGATACTGAAGGCCGGATGGTCTGGCGGGCATGGAACTTTGAGCCGGATGCCGGTGAAGGTCTTAACCGCTATATCCGCACCTCAGGCATCCGTACAGACACGGCCACCCGCTGA
- a CDS encoding JAB domain-containing protein produces the protein MKQLSFLPGEMTPQDRRLIQRALRALDRHLHEPGVAFTSTHAVREWLRLHMAALEREEFRVLYLDNQNQLIAHETLFTGTINRTEVHPREVVKRALHFNAAAVILAHNHPSGETTPSQADKTLTQRLFQVLQLVDIRVPDHLIVGGRQIYSFAEHGLL, from the coding sequence ATGAAACAGCTTTCCTTTTTACCCGGCGAGATGACGCCACAGGACCGGCGTCTCATTCAGCGGGCGCTCAGGGCTCTGGACCGCCACCTGCATGAGCCCGGCGTAGCCTTCACCTCTACCCACGCCGTACGTGAATGGCTGCGACTGCATATGGCCGCGCTTGAGCGGGAAGAGTTCCGGGTGTTGTATCTGGACAACCAGAATCAGTTGATTGCCCATGAAACGCTCTTCACCGGCACGATTAACCGCACCGAGGTGCATCCCCGGGAGGTGGTCAAACGTGCTCTGCACTTCAACGCGGCGGCGGTGATACTCGCGCATAACCATCCTTCCGGCGAGACGACACCTAGCCAGGCCGACAAAACCCTCACGCAGCGACTGTTTCAGGTGCTTCAGCTGGTGGATATCCGTGTCCCTGACCATCTGATTGTCGGTGGCAGGCAAATCTATTCGTTCGCAGAACACGGTCTGCTTTGA
- a CDS encoding YfjS/YafY family lipoprotein, which yields MKRKTLPLLALVATTLFLIACDDRSDDLKAISKFKDLTPPRFSDVVSHQDDVSEEWSQVDYLSGPTLQVLRTRQSPDGCEDGSYYYLVDMQEKTVQPLMNALCIADNIKLEYQEVTDPYTKEKYFEYAHDGKLMGQLLIPSNPDNQE from the coding sequence ATGAAACGTAAAACACTGCCTCTGCTGGCGCTGGTTGCCACCACTCTGTTTCTCATCGCATGCGATGACAGAAGTGATGACCTGAAGGCCATCAGTAAATTTAAGGACCTCACCCCACCGCGTTTCAGTGATGTGGTCAGCCACCAGGATGATGTCAGCGAAGAATGGTCACAGGTTGACTACTTATCCGGTCCCACCTTGCAGGTTTTACGTACCCGCCAGTCGCCCGATGGCTGCGAGGATGGCAGTTACTACTACCTCGTGGATATGCAGGAAAAAACCGTCCAGCCACTGATGAATGCGCTGTGTATTGCCGATAACATCAAACTGGAATACCAGGAGGTGACGGACCCGTATACCAAAGAAAAATACTTTGAGTACGCCCATGACGGCAAACTGATGGGGCAGCTACTGATACCCTCGAACCCTGACAATCAGGAATAA
- a CDS encoding metal-sensing transcriptional repressor, protein MTVHASHPDIIKRLKRAAGHLKSTIQMLEDERACLDIAQQLHAVEKAITNAKRTLIHDHLDHCLEDALHADHSESDNTLSEFKEITKYL, encoded by the coding sequence ATGACCGTTCACGCATCACACCCTGACATTATTAAAAGACTTAAACGTGCCGCAGGGCACCTGAAAAGTACCATCCAGATGCTCGAAGATGAAAGAGCCTGTCTGGATATCGCCCAGCAACTGCACGCAGTGGAAAAGGCGATAACGAATGCGAAGCGTACCTTAATTCATGACCATCTGGATCACTGCCTGGAGGACGCCCTTCATGCCGACCACAGTGAGTCTGATAACACGCTTAGCGAATTTAAAGAGATAACTAAATATCTTTAA
- a CDS encoding antirestriction protein: MTTQTQHDLAPANQPEFELTVTPVPDEQRIDFWPQYFGAIPQWLLLEPHIFAWMDRFCEGYSGGIWSFYTLSNGGAFMSPEPDNDETWRLFNCLNGNDAQMSAEAAGIAVCLIAYSHHACRTECDAMTAHYYRLREYAMQHPEAHAILRIID, translated from the coding sequence ATGACAACACAGACGCAGCACGACCTCGCACCCGCTAACCAACCCGAATTTGAACTGACCGTCACGCCGGTCCCCGATGAACAGCGTATCGATTTCTGGCCACAGTACTTTGGCGCTATCCCGCAGTGGCTACTCCTGGAGCCGCATATCTTCGCCTGGATGGACCGCTTCTGTGAGGGCTACAGCGGTGGTATCTGGTCGTTCTACACCCTCAGCAATGGCGGCGCATTTATGTCCCCCGAGCCTGACAACGATGAGACATGGCGTCTGTTTAACTGCCTGAACGGTAACGATGCCCAAATGAGTGCAGAAGCAGCAGGTATTGCTGTCTGCCTGATTGCGTATAGCCACCATGCCTGCCGTACAGAATGTGACGCGATGACCGCACACTATTACCGCCTGCGGGAGTATGCCATGCAACATCCAGAGGCTCACGCCATTCTGCGTATTATCGACTGA
- a CDS encoding DUF987 domain-containing protein — protein MKIISKRRAMTIYRQHPESRIFRYCTGKYQWHGSVCHYTGRDVPDIAGVLAVYAERRQDRNGPYTCLMSITLN, from the coding sequence ATGAAAATTATCAGTAAACGCAGGGCAATGACGATATACCGCCAGCATCCTGAGTCCCGAATCTTTCGCTACTGCACCGGCAAATACCAGTGGCACGGTAGCGTCTGTCATTACACCGGCAGGGACGTTCCGGATATCGCCGGAGTCCTCGCGGTATACGCCGAACGCCGCCAGGACCGCAATGGGCCCTATACCTGCCTGATGAGCATCACCCTGAACTGA
- a CDS encoding nickel/cobalt efflux protein RcnA, producing MTDFSALLQQGVANAWLFIPSAILLGALHGLEPGHSKTMMAAFIVAIRGTVKQAVLLGLAATISHTSVVWLIAMGGMYISQKFTAESAEPWFQLISAIIILVTAAWMFWRTWRGEKLWKMEQEEEHGHGHHEHDETRIIDTGHGSVELSIFEEGQPPHWRLRTLSGRKWEASNISVATRRGTGTYSQVFDFVEKDGFMESVLAIPEPHSFDVRLSLGHRGHVHDYDVEFREHEHGHDHDHSALEGLDVNSREYQDAHEKAHANDIKKRFANRSVTTGQIILFGLTGGLIPCPAAITVLLLCIQVKEFTLGAALVLCFSIGLAITLVSVGAAAAFSVRQATKRWSGLDTLARRAPYFSSVLIALVGIYMGYHGWIGVTR from the coding sequence ATGACTGATTTTTCTGCTCTTTTACAGCAAGGCGTGGCGAATGCCTGGCTGTTCATCCCCAGTGCGATCCTGCTGGGTGCGCTTCACGGACTGGAGCCGGGACACTCCAAAACGATGATGGCCGCGTTTATTGTGGCTATCAGGGGAACGGTGAAACAAGCCGTATTACTGGGGCTTGCCGCGACCATTTCTCATACGTCTGTGGTCTGGCTCATTGCTATGGGCGGGATGTACATCAGTCAGAAATTCACCGCCGAGTCCGCTGAACCCTGGTTCCAGCTGATTTCAGCCATCATCATTCTTGTCACGGCGGCATGGATGTTCTGGCGCACCTGGCGCGGTGAAAAACTGTGGAAAATGGAGCAGGAAGAGGAACATGGCCACGGCCATCACGAACATGACGAAACCCGCATAATCGATACCGGCCACGGCAGCGTTGAACTCTCTATTTTCGAGGAAGGGCAACCGCCTCACTGGCGTTTACGCACACTCAGCGGCAGGAAATGGGAAGCCAGCAATATCTCTGTGGCCACAAGGCGGGGGACTGGAACGTATTCTCAGGTTTTCGACTTCGTTGAAAAAGACGGGTTTATGGAATCAGTCCTGGCAATCCCTGAGCCACACAGTTTCGATGTGCGCCTGTCTTTAGGCCATCGTGGGCATGTACACGATTATGATGTGGAGTTTCGCGAGCATGAGCACGGTCACGACCATGACCACTCCGCGCTGGAGGGGCTGGATGTTAATTCCCGCGAATACCAGGACGCTCACGAAAAAGCCCATGCTAACGACATCAAAAAACGTTTTGCCAATCGCAGCGTAACCACAGGGCAGATTATCCTGTTTGGGCTAACCGGTGGACTCATTCCTTGCCCGGCGGCCATCACCGTTCTGCTGCTGTGCATCCAGGTGAAGGAATTTACGCTCGGCGCTGCACTGGTACTGTGTTTCAGTATCGGCCTGGCGATTACGCTGGTTTCTGTGGGTGCAGCGGCGGCGTTTAGCGTTCGCCAGGCAACCAAACGCTGGAGCGGTCTGGATACTCTGGCACGCCGAGCCCCATACTTCTCAAGCGTACTGATTGCCCTTGTCGGCATTTACATGGGCTACCATGGCTGGATCGGCGTTACCCGCTGA
- the ykfB gene encoding protein YkfB, which produces MTIRSLSRFVLVGVLLASFNASAIPGFWQQGYGQGNTEYSVTEASGKTFTINCTGNPDQNGFYQHSVFLTLADDKMVSSHDDDTTITVVMDHQQYIIPSSLGWRNGDNAWFDFISNISEAGQFDVYVNDHKAGTFTADRKNAEKVLSTLGDCSND; this is translated from the coding sequence ATGACAATACGTTCACTAAGTCGGTTTGTGCTGGTGGGTGTACTGCTCGCGAGCTTTAATGCCTCTGCTATCCCGGGGTTCTGGCAGCAGGGTTACGGTCAGGGCAATACGGAATACAGTGTGACCGAAGCCAGCGGGAAGACGTTTACCATCAACTGCACAGGTAACCCGGACCAGAATGGTTTTTATCAGCATTCAGTCTTTCTTACCCTTGCCGATGACAAGATGGTCAGTTCGCACGATGACGACACTACTATCACCGTAGTGATGGATCACCAGCAGTACATTATTCCGTCCAGCCTGGGCTGGCGTAACGGCGATAACGCCTGGTTTGACTTCATCAGCAATATCTCTGAGGCCGGGCAGTTCGACGTCTACGTCAATGACCACAAAGCAGGGACCTTCACTGCGGACCGGAAGAACGCTGAGAAAGTTCTGTCCACTCTCGGAGACTGCAGCAACGACTGA
- a CDS encoding type IV toxin-antitoxin system YeeU family antitoxin, whose amino-acid sequence MSLIPAHEWGIKSDIVPRLGVRLVQEGNRLHYLADRASITGKFSDAECLKLDIVFPHFIRQMESMLTTGEMNSRHAHCVTLYHNGFTCEADTLGSCGYVYIAIYPTQR is encoded by the coding sequence ATGTCATTAATACCAGCCCATGAATGGGGGATAAAAAGCGATATTGTTCCACGGCTTGGAGTCAGATTAGTTCAGGAAGGCAACCGGCTGCACTATCTGGCTGACCGGGCTAGTATCACCGGTAAGTTCAGTGACGCCGAATGCCTGAAGTTGGATATCGTATTTCCGCATTTTATCCGTCAGATGGAATCGATGCTGACCACTGGTGAAATGAATTCTCGCCATGCCCACTGTGTCACTCTGTACCACAACGGTTTCACCTGCGAAGCCGATACCCTTGGTAGTTGCGGCTACGTATACATCGCCATTTATCCCACTCAACGCTAA
- a CDS encoding helix-turn-helix transcriptional regulator yields MSTINIHEDKFVSMQFITELTGLSDKWFYKLVHEGKFPKPVKFGRSSRWIESEVKEWIEERIKLSRSGSIVIFNEENK; encoded by the coding sequence ATGAGCACTATTAATATTCACGAAGATAAATTCGTTAGCATGCAGTTCATTACTGAACTGACAGGGTTATCTGATAAATGGTTTTATAAGCTGGTGCATGAAGGTAAGTTTCCAAAGCCGGTGAAGTTTGGTCGCAGCTCCCGCTGGATTGAAAGTGAAGTAAAAGAGTGGATCGAGGAGAGGATTAAATTATCGCGTTCTGGTTCTATTGTAATCTTTAATGAGGAAAACAAGTAA
- the ykfI gene encoding type IV toxin-antitoxin system toxin YkfI, with protein sequence MKTLPATTQRAVKPCLSPVAVWQMLLTRLLEQHYGLTINDTPFCNEAVIKEHIDAGITLADAVNFLVEKYELVRIDRKGFSWQEQSPYLRAADILRARQATGLLRQSRNNVVR encoded by the coding sequence ATGAAAACTTTACCTGCAACAACTCAGCGGGCGGTGAAGCCCTGCCTGTCACCCGTGGCTGTCTGGCAAATGTTACTGACACGTCTGCTGGAACAGCACTATGGTCTGACAATAAACGACACGCCATTCTGCAACGAGGCTGTGATTAAGGAACACATCGATGCCGGTATCACCCTAGCCGATGCCGTGAATTTTCTGGTAGAAAAATACGAGCTGGTTCGTATCGACAGGAAGGGATTTAGCTGGCAGGAACAATCTCCTTATCTCCGGGCTGCAGACATTCTGCGAGCGCGGCAGGCAACTGGCTTGTTGCGGCAAAGCCGTAACAACGTAGTACGATGA
- a CDS encoding DUF932 domain-containing protein: protein MTRLASRFGAVNLVRRDRPLTRDELAHYVPSVFSEEKHESRSERYTYIPTITLLNNLQREGFRPFFACQTRVRDESKREHTKHMLRLRREGQITGKQVPEIILLNSHDGSSSYQMLPGLFRAVCQNGLVCGESFGEVRVPHKGNVVEKVIEGAYEVLGIFDRVEEKRDAMQSLLLPPPAQQAMAKAALTYRFGEEHQPVTESQILSPRRWQDESNDLWTTYQRIQENLIKGGLSGRTISGKRAHTRSVNGIDGDVKLNRALWVMAENMLHLAS, encoded by the coding sequence ATGACACGTTTAGCCAGCCGCTTTGGTGCAGTCAACCTTGTACGTCGTGACCGCCCATTAACCCGCGACGAACTGGCCCATTATGTGCCAAGCGTCTTCAGCGAAGAAAAGCATGAATCCCGGAGCGAACGCTACACCTACATTCCCACTATTACTTTGCTGAATAACCTTCAACGTGAAGGGTTTCGTCCGTTCTTTGCCTGCCAGACCCGCGTCCGGGATGAAAGTAAACGAGAGCACACGAAACACATGCTTCGTCTGCGCCGGGAAGGACAAATTACCGGCAAACAGGTGCCAGAAATTATCCTGTTGAACAGCCATGATGGTTCCAGCTCTTACCAGATGCTGCCGGGGTTATTTCGTGCCGTATGCCAGAACGGGCTGGTATGCGGGGAGAGTTTCGGTGAGGTGCGGGTGCCGCACAAAGGCAACGTAGTCGAGAAAGTCATTGAAGGAGCCTACGAAGTACTGGGGATATTTGACCGCGTAGAAGAGAAACGCGATGCCATGCAGTCGCTTTTGTTGCCGCCACCCGCACAGCAGGCAATGGCGAAAGCAGCATTAACCTATCGCTTTGGTGAAGAGCATCAACCGGTGACGGAATCGCAGATACTTTCGCCACGTCGCTGGCAGGACGAGAGCAACGACCTGTGGACCACTTACCAGCGTATTCAGGAAAACCTGATTAAAGGTGGTCTTTCGGGGCGCACGATCAGCGGTAAGCGTGCTCATACCCGTTCGGTAAACGGTATCGACGGAGATGTGAAGCTCAATCGTGCTCTGTGGGTGATGGCCGAGAATATGTTGCATCTCGCGTCATGA
- the ypjK gene encoding protein YpjK, giving the protein MPVIAIIAIVVIVIILNKTGVSDSLAALTLATVAALLTGGGAAGAASVALTPFVGVPVGIFVGIYVFAKVVRLISGKK; this is encoded by the coding sequence ATGCCCGTTATTGCCATTATCGCCATTGTTGTCATCGTCATCATTCTGAACAAAACCGGGGTGTCCGACAGTCTCGCGGCCCTGACCCTTGCCACTGTTGCCGCACTGCTGACGGGAGGTGGCGCAGCCGGTGCTGCCAGTGTCGCGCTAACACCGTTCGTCGGCGTGCCGGTGGGTATTTTCGTGGGCATTTATGTCTTTGCCAAAGTGGTTCGTCTGATTTCAGGAAAAAAATAA
- a CDS encoding TA system toxin CbtA family protein, producing MKNLPATISRAAKPCLSPVAVWQMLLTRLLEQHYGLTLNDTPFSDETVIKEHIDAGIILADAVNFLVDKYELVRIDRRGFSSQGQVPYLTVTDILHARRACGLMKSCSYREVSNIVLSHSRQ from the coding sequence ATGAAAAATCTACCTGCTACAATTTCGCGGGCGGCGAAGCCCTGCCTGTCGCCCGTTGCAGTCTGGCAAATGTTACTTACTCGTCTGCTTGAACAGCACTATGGTCTGACACTGAACGACACGCCGTTCAGTGATGAAACTGTAATTAAGGAACATATTGATGCTGGGATTATCCTGGCCGATGCAGTCAACTTCCTGGTAGATAAGTACGAACTGGTTCGCATTGATCGCAGAGGATTTAGCTCACAGGGACAAGTACCATATTTGACCGTGACAGATATCCTTCATGCCAGAAGAGCATGTGGATTAATGAAAAGTTGCTCTTATCGGGAAGTAAGTAATATTGTTCTTAGTCATTCGCGGCAGTGA